The Tolypothrix sp. PCC 7712 region AATAATCAAATCGGATTCCTATAGTGAAATACAGTTCAGTTAAGAAAATTAATTTATAACAAAACCAAAAAACTAGTTACTCAACAAAAAACCGAACAATCATTTTGGAGGGGGTTTGGGGGACGCAACCGTCCCCCAATCGGGGGTTTGGGGGAGAATCCCCCAATTGATGGCTTTTTTAATAAGTGACAAATCAATTACTAATGAGCTTAACCCAAGCCTATTGGTTTATAGTGCTGAAAAATGCGATATAAAGTCCTGAGTAAAAATTATTCTGCTTCAGAACTATGGCGTAATTTTTAAATAAAGTCTTCTGGGTTAACACCCATTTGTCGCAACCTTTCGGCTAAAATTTGCGATCGCCTTTTTTCTGCTTCTAATGCTGCTTCTGCTTGTTCAGCACGTTGTCGTTCTTGTTCAGTGCGTTGTTGTTCTTGTTCTAGTAATTGGCAAATTTCTATATAAGAGAAAAACTTTGTATCATCAGGACGATAAATCTGTAACTCATCGCCAGAAAAATCAAAGCGGATTCCTAACCTAGGACTCAGCCAATTTGCGATCGCAGGAATCACATCTAACCCAACTTCACCCCGCAGCCAACCCCTTAACTGATTTTTCTCAGGATTGTAAATGTAATACTCCTCAACACCGTAGCGATCGTAAAAGAGGAGTTTTCGATCCATCTCATCTTGGGAATTACTAGGAGAAAGAATTTCAAACACCACCTGTGGCGCAACTCCTGATTCATTCCATTGCTGATAAGAACCGCGTTTACCTTTTGGTCTACCAAACACCACCATCACATCTGGTGCGTTAACAATATTATTGCGTCCTTCAACGGGATACCAAAATAAATCTCCCGCCACAAATATATTTGCATCATCAGCGTATAACCAATCCAAATTTTGCTGGATCACCAAAATCCAGCGAAACTGTTCAGTATTATTTGCCATTGGCTGTCCGTCACTATCTGGGTAGATGACTTCTGTTGGGGTTAATGATTCGGCGTGAGAAACCATAAGCAGAAGGAAGCCATATCTAACGCTGCTTGGATTCTAGCACCGCACCGCTACGCGGAATTCAAAATTCAAAATTCAAAATTCAAAATTTTGAACAATTACGAATTACGAATTACGAATTACGAATTCACCATTAGATTTCCAATAGCCCAGGTGGTGGTGTCACTTCAATGCGACGGGCTGGTAAATCTACAACAGGTGCGATCGCTTCCACAAAGGGAATTAAAACAGTCTTTTGTTTTTTATCTGGTGCAAATGTGGGATCTAACTCCACTTCTAATAAATCATTACCAGCAGGAATAATATCTACAACTTTACCCACCAATTCACCCGATGCTTGCAAAAATACTTCCAAGCCCAGCAAATCGGGAACATAAAATTCATCTTCAGCCAATTGCGGGCGATCGCTTTCTGGCACCATAATCTTACAACCACGTAATTCCTCTACTTGGTTGCGATTTTCCACACCAGCTAATTTAATTACATACAAATTTTTGCCTTCGATGTAACGCCCAGCCACTAATTCTATTGGTTGCGGTTCCATATCACCAGGACGCAATAACCAGCGTTTCCCCGGTACCTCAAACCGTTCGGGAAAGTCGGTATTCGGATACACCCGCATCTCTCCCGCCAAACCTTGAGGTGCAACAATCTTCCCAATCTCTAGCCAATCATCCAATTTTGGATTTGGGATTTTGGATTTGGGATTATTCTCTTTTTTCCTTTCTGGCTTCGTGTTCTTTGCGCCTTCTCGGTTCATTCTCACTATTTAATTTAAAAAACCAAAAATCTTGGATGGTGCGTTAGCCTGCGGCATAAAACACCCTACCGGACTGACAAGGCTAAAATGTGGCAATATAATTTTCTTGTGGGGTGGACATCTTGTCCGCCCAGGACGGGCAAGATGCCCATCCCACAAGAGTTTGAATAATGCATATTTTAGTCTAGACACACCCTACCGAATATACTAAGCACTTACAACCGCGCCTTGATAGGCTTGTTCTGCAACCTTCGCCAGTCGCCGCATTCCGGTAACTAATTCCTCATCGCTACCGGTGAGGCTGATGCGGAGACATTGCTGCTTGTGAGGCCATTCTTCTTTTAAGCCGGGGAAGAAAGTACTACCAGGGACAACAATTACACCTACTTTCTTCAACTCTTGGTAGAATTCCCAATCGCTAATAGGTAAATCTTTTAACCACAACCAAGCAAAGATAGCACCTTCACCACGATGCAAGAACCAAGGTAAATCCTTGGGCATTGATGCATCTAATGTATTTTCTAATACGCTGAACTTGTTTTGATAGAACGGGCGGATCACTTGTTCGGCAATTTCAGCTAACGCACCTGAATTAATAGCACGGGCTGCGATCGCTTGTCCATAGCGCGAAGAATGCAGCAGCGCATTTGTTTGGAATGACTCTAAAACTTGAATAGTCCTTTCATTCCCAATTGCAATTCCAATTCTTTCCCCAGGTAAACCCGCCTTGGATAAGCTGGTGCAATGAATGATATTTTCCTCAAATATCAAGGACATATCCGTAAAATTCAGCGCTGGGAAAGGAGGCGCGTAAGCCGAGTCAATTAATACTGGCACATCATAAGGCGCAGCGAGGGCGGCAATTTTTCTCACTTCCTCATCGGTAAGCACATTCCCTGTCGGATTACAAGGACGAGAGAAAATCACGCAGCCCGTACTTTCAGAAATTGATAGCTGGCTAAAATCGGGACGATATTTAAATCTGTGGGCAGACTCATCAATATCTAAAGCTGGTTTATAAGCAATTAAAGCTTCTGGAACCAAGCAAATTCCACCGTAACCTGTGTAGTCGGGGCTGAGAGGTAAGACAATTTGCTTCAGTTCACCAGTAGTAGTGTAACCACCGAAAGCATTAGCAGCGTAAAAATAGAGAGTTTGGCTACCGGGAGTAATTAAAATATTGCGATCGCTTAACTTTAACCCATAGCGGCGATTAAAATCATTGGCGATCGCTTCAATTAATGGTGCATAACCTTGGCTGGAACCATATCGGCAAACCACCTCACCATATTCTGAACTAGCGAGTAAATCTGCTGTACAATCCCGCCATAATCGTTCTACTGCAGGCAAAATCAACGGATTACCCGCACTCAAATTAATTAATTCCTGCCCTGCATTAGCTTTTAACGTTTCCACAATATCTTTCATAATTGCGCGAACGCCAGTCAGGTTGGACATTTGAGCGCCAATTTTAGTAAGGGCAGGATTCATAGGCTGTAAAGAAAATAGATTTATTGAGAAAGTGACAAAATTCTTATGAGGGGATCGCTGCTAGCACAAATTTTACGCTGTTGCTCCAACAGCTATTTCCACCTTTAATTAATCTAACTAGAGAATGACATTTTAACAAAGTCACAATATTTTTATAATTTTTTTGTGTTTGTCATTGGTCATTAGTCATTTGTCATTCGTCATTTGTCATTCGTCATTAGTTATCCCCCTTATCTCCCTCATCCCCCTCATCCCCCTCATCCCCCTCATCTCCCAATCCCCATTCCCCATTCCCCCAAACTTTCTGTAAACTCAGATCAGCATACAGGAGGGCTGAAGTTTGGAAGTTAAAGCCGCAGTCGCTTACGGCGCGGGTAAGCCGTTAACTATTGAAACCGTTCAATTATCCGGGCCTCAAGCTGGGGAAGTATTGGTGGAGATTAAAGCTAGTGGTGTTTGTCATACCGATGCTTACACTCTTTCTGGTAAAGATCCAGAAGGCTTATTTCCCGCAATTTTGGGACATGAAGGCGCAGGAGTAGTCGTAGAAGTAGGCGCTGGGGTAACTAGCGTCAAGCCTGGAGATCATGTAATTCCCCTTTACACTCCAGAATGCCGCCAGTGTGAATATTGTCTCAGCCAGAAAACAAATCTCTGTCAAGCTATTCGCAGCACCCAAGGACGGGGTTTAATGCCGGATGGGACAAGTCGCTTTAGTATTGGTGGAGAAATGATTCACCATTACATGGGTACTTCTACTTTTGCGAACTATACAGTGTTACCAGAAATTGCTGTAGCCAAAATTCGCGAAGATGCCCCATTTGATAAAGTTTGTTATATCGGCTGTGGTGTCACCACAGGAATTGGCGCAGTTATTTATACAGCCAAAGTAGAAGCAGGTGCAAAAGTCATAGTTTTTGGCTTAGGTGGTATTGGCTTAAATGTCATCCAAGGGGCGAGCTTAGTAGGAGCCGATATGATTGTTGGGGTGGATTTAAATCCCAAAAAACGCGCTTTAGCCGAAAAATTTGGCATGACGCACTTTGTTAATCCCCAAGAAGTTGAGGGTGATTTAGTTCCTTATTTAGTTGACTTAACCAAAGGCGGCGCTGATTACACTTTTGAATGTATTGGCAATGTCAATGTCATGCGCCAAGCATTAGAGTGTTGCCATAAAGGTTGGGGTGTTAGCGTCATTATTGGTGTTGCTGGTGCAGGACAAGAAATTAGCACTCGTCCGTTTCAATTAGTAACTGGACGTGTTTGGAAAGGTTCCGCATTTGGTGGCGCTAGGGGACGTACAGATGTGCCGAAAATTGTTGATTGGTATATGGATGGCAAGATAAATATTGATGATTTAATTACTCATGTCATGCCAATTGAACAGATAAATCATGCTTTAGAATTAATGCATGAAGGTGAATCAATTCGTAGCGTTGTCACATTTTAATTGTTAGCTTTTAATTAAGGTGTGTATTGATTTTATATCAAGCATATTCGTAGGGTGTGTTATGCCGTAGGCTAACGCACCTTATACCAATTTCAAACAAGAACGCGACAGATACACATCCCCAAACCCTCGTCATATTTGGATTGTGAATGGTATGAGATTGTTGGCGGTGCGTTGCGCTACGCGACAACACACCCTACAAAAATATTATTTATGTAGAGATTAAGAACGATTTTCATAATTACCAATTACCACTCAAACCAAGTTAGGAGAGTTACATGGTTACTACCAATGAAGCGATAAACATTACTCCTAAAGAAAAACCACTTGCAGAAAAGCGTGTGACCTTGAATAATATCAGTTGGGATGCTTATGAGCAGATTCTTGAGGCTTTAGGTAATAATCGAGCCGCCAGACTTACATATTACCAGGGTATGTTGGAGATTATGACTCCTTTAGAAGAACATGAAAGTGCTAACAGTTTAATAGGGCAATTGATTGAATTATTAGCAGAAGAACTCTATTTGAATCTTAAGAGTATGGGTTCAACTACCCTCAAGATTCCCATTCTCAAATCTAGCCCAGAACCTGATAGATGTTATTACATTCAAAATGAACCTACTGTTAGAGGTAAAACAGTAGATTTAGCAGTAGATCCACCTCCCGATTTGATTTTAGAAGTTGATATAACTCATACAGATATCAATAAAAAGCAACTTTATCAGGAAATGAAGGTTCCTGAATTTTGGCGTTATAACGGTAGCAGATTAACTATTTATTTGTTGACGCAAGGTGAATATCAAGAATCAGCGACTAGCGCCACATTCCCGATATTAACTAAGTCAATGGTGTATGATTTCCTAGCACAATGCAAAACTCAGGGTGAAACCCAAACTAAGCGAGCTTTCCGTAAAATGTTGCGCGAACAAATCCAGCAGTAATTGTTTTTAAGTTTTCCAAAATAGCTTTAGACGAGTGCATAGACTTGTCAACAAAGCAATTGGTAGAGTGTAGACTACTCCTTTAATTACTCCCATCACAGGCGTTGTAGTATTGGCAATAATCCAATCTTCTATTCCTGTAAGTTGTAATATTGGCCAGAGAAGATTTGCAAAAGCTACATAAGCAATCATGGGATTTTGCCCATTATCAATTAAAAATTGCAGCCATTTCTTCTGCCCAAAGATATTAATTATTATAGTAAAAACTATCAATAAAAAAATTGCGATCGC contains the following coding sequences:
- a CDS encoding S-(hydroxymethyl)glutathione dehydrogenase/class III alcohol dehydrogenase, with translation MEVKAAVAYGAGKPLTIETVQLSGPQAGEVLVEIKASGVCHTDAYTLSGKDPEGLFPAILGHEGAGVVVEVGAGVTSVKPGDHVIPLYTPECRQCEYCLSQKTNLCQAIRSTQGRGLMPDGTSRFSIGGEMIHHYMGTSTFANYTVLPEIAVAKIREDAPFDKVCYIGCGVTTGIGAVIYTAKVEAGAKVIVFGLGGIGLNVIQGASLVGADMIVGVDLNPKKRALAEKFGMTHFVNPQEVEGDLVPYLVDLTKGGADYTFECIGNVNVMRQALECCHKGWGVSVIIGVAGAGQEISTRPFQLVTGRVWKGSAFGGARGRTDVPKIVDWYMDGKINIDDLITHVMPIEQINHALELMHEGESIRSVVTF
- a CDS encoding Uma2 family endonuclease, with protein sequence MVTTNEAINITPKEKPLAEKRVTLNNISWDAYEQILEALGNNRAARLTYYQGMLEIMTPLEEHESANSLIGQLIELLAEELYLNLKSMGSTTLKIPILKSSPEPDRCYYIQNEPTVRGKTVDLAVDPPPDLILEVDITHTDINKKQLYQEMKVPEFWRYNGSRLTIYLLTQGEYQESATSATFPILTKSMVYDFLAQCKTQGETQTKRAFRKMLREQIQQ
- the rimM gene encoding ribosome maturation factor RimM (Essential for efficient processing of 16S rRNA) is translated as MNREGAKNTKPERKKENNPKSKIPNPKLDDWLEIGKIVAPQGLAGEMRVYPNTDFPERFEVPGKRWLLRPGDMEPQPIELVAGRYIEGKNLYVIKLAGVENRNQVEELRGCKIMVPESDRPQLAEDEFYVPDLLGLEVFLQASGELVGKVVDIIPAGNDLLEVELDPTFAPDKKQKTVLIPFVEAIAPVVDLPARRIEVTPPPGLLEI
- a CDS encoding valine--pyruvate transaminase, which gives rise to MNPALTKIGAQMSNLTGVRAIMKDIVETLKANAGQELINLSAGNPLILPAVERLWRDCTADLLASSEYGEVVCRYGSSQGYAPLIEAIANDFNRRYGLKLSDRNILITPGSQTLYFYAANAFGGYTTTGELKQIVLPLSPDYTGYGGICLVPEALIAYKPALDIDESAHRFKYRPDFSQLSISESTGCVIFSRPCNPTGNVLTDEEVRKIAALAAPYDVPVLIDSAYAPPFPALNFTDMSLIFEENIIHCTSLSKAGLPGERIGIAIGNERTIQVLESFQTNALLHSSRYGQAIAARAINSGALAEIAEQVIRPFYQNKFSVLENTLDASMPKDLPWFLHRGEGAIFAWLWLKDLPISDWEFYQELKKVGVIVVPGSTFFPGLKEEWPHKQQCLRISLTGSDEELVTGMRRLAKVAEQAYQGAVVSA
- a CDS encoding Uma2 family endonuclease; the protein is MVSHAESLTPTEVIYPDSDGQPMANNTEQFRWILVIQQNLDWLYADDANIFVAGDLFWYPVEGRNNIVNAPDVMVVFGRPKGKRGSYQQWNESGVAPQVVFEILSPSNSQDEMDRKLLFYDRYGVEEYYIYNPEKNQLRGWLRGEVGLDVIPAIANWLSPRLGIRFDFSGDELQIYRPDDTKFFSYIEICQLLEQEQQRTEQERQRAEQAEAALEAEKRRSQILAERLRQMGVNPEDFI